The following proteins are encoded in a genomic region of Syngnathoides biaculeatus isolate LvHL_M chromosome 15, ASM1980259v1, whole genome shotgun sequence:
- the LOC133513180 gene encoding uncharacterized protein LOC133513180 isoform X6 — MLRQACGVSTSYLGSKMQSKRTSLRDFKPLSAYARIAIAEGSQPKFPERFIHFQSIFINSATKRKLDDSNQESHDEMPAKKPFISEVSTPDEGCFLSFCSPPEGQQSRLVPSPPSLFAKTLPIKVKTSDSVSLEHVAWKSAPEACSLTGTNSYLLEYEVFHHQPIVDSDVDEVLCLNSSDRHKGADPNVKDDVDKGYSSMTLTHSIQSPPACSPILKRVESTIHPPSKVSHSIRKPDPAVGLLSLDSPVESFVGDVEEAWNIGFPILESSVYGEESSGGNQHGEEVQPNETKPLPNCYILDDISSDSSLKIQKQFSTSSPSTSKDHSRRHVVLNTDEDWEREKRSYVQLVRRHINEASGAAQDVVSELWGLMRLVGHDSSGKPWQHPSDLTCRILECSEECLYKEEKDRPLERRFACLGTFIQR, encoded by the exons ATGCTGCGACAAGCTTGTGGAGTGTCGACATCGT ATTTAGGGTCGAAAATGCAGTCCAAGCGCACCTCTTTGAGAGACTTCAAACCTTTGTCAGCATATGCAAGAATTGCAATTGCTGAAGGGAGCCAGCCCAAGTTTCCGGAACGTTTTATCcattttcaatccatttttatCAATAGTGCAACCAAGCGCAAATTAGATGATTCGAATCAGGAAAGCCATGATGAGATGCCAGCAAAGAAACCGTTCATTTCAGAGGTGTCAACGCCAGATGAAGGCTGTTTTCTTTCCTTCTGTAGTCCTCCAGAGGGACAACAATCCCGTTTAGTCCCCTCTCCGCCCTCACTGTTTGCTAAAACGCTGCCAATAAAAGTCAAAACCAGTGATTCTGTGAGCTTGGAACATGTGGCATGGAAGTCTGCCCCAGAAGCATGCAGTCTCACAGGGACTAATTCATATTTGTTGGAGTATGAGGTCTTTCATCATCAGCCTATTGTTGACTCTGATGTTGATGAGGTCTTGTGCCTGAATTCCTCTGATCGCCATAAGGGTGCTGATCCTAATGTAAAAGATGATGTGGATAAGGGTTATTCATCCATGACCCTCACACACTCGATCCAGTCCCCACCTGCATGTAGTCCAATTCTAAAAAGGGTCGAGTCCACGATCCATCCTCCTTCCAAAGTTTCTCACTCAATTAGAAAACCAGACCCTGCTGTGGGCCTGTTGTCATTGGACTCCCCTGTAGAATCTTTCGTGGGTGATGTGGAGGAGGCGTGGAACATCGGCTTCCCCATTTTAGAATCGTCAGTGTACGGAGAGGAGAGTAGTGGTGGCAACCAACATGGAGAGGAAGTCCAGCCAAATGAGACAAAACCTCTCCCTAATTGTTACATCTTGGATGACATCAGCTCGGACAGCAGTTTGAAGATTCAG AAGCAGTTCTCCACTTCATCACCTAGTACCAGTAAAGACCATTCCAGGAG gcacgTGGTGTTAAATACTGATGAGGATTGGGAGCGAGAGAAACGGAGCTACGTCCAGTTAGTTCGCAGACACATCAATGAGGCTTCAGGTGCTGCTCAAG ATGTTGTTAGTGAGCTGTGGGGTCTTATGAGGCTTGTGGGGCATGATTCATCTGGAAAACCTTGGCAACACCCCTCAGACCTCACGTGCAG AATTCTGGAATGCtccgaggagtgcctatataaggagGAGAAAGATCGTCCACTG GAAAGAAGATTtgcctgtttgggaacattcattcaacgttg A
- the LOC133513180 gene encoding uncharacterized protein LOC133513180 isoform X5: MLRQACGVSTSYLGSKMQSKRTSLRDFKPLSAYARIAIAEGSQPKFPERFIHFQSIFINSATKRKLDDSNQESHDEMPAKKPFISEVSTPDEGCFLSFCSPPEGQQSRLVPSPPSLFAKTLPIKVKTSDSVSLEHVAWKSAPEACSLTGTNSYLLEYEVFHHQPIVDSDVDEVLCLNSSDRHKGADPNVKDDVDKGYSSMTLTHSIQSPPACSPILKRVESTIHPPSKVSHSIRKPDPAVGLLSLDSPVESFVGDVEEAWNIGFPILESSVYGEESSGGNQHGEEVQPNETKPLPNCYILDDISSDSSLKIQKQFSTSSPSTSKDHSRRHVVLNTDEDWEREKRSYVQLVRRHINEASGAAQDVVSELWGLMRLVGHDSSGKPWQHPSDLTCRILECSEECLYKEEKDRPLERRFACLGTFIQQITRHT; the protein is encoded by the exons ATGCTGCGACAAGCTTGTGGAGTGTCGACATCGT ATTTAGGGTCGAAAATGCAGTCCAAGCGCACCTCTTTGAGAGACTTCAAACCTTTGTCAGCATATGCAAGAATTGCAATTGCTGAAGGGAGCCAGCCCAAGTTTCCGGAACGTTTTATCcattttcaatccatttttatCAATAGTGCAACCAAGCGCAAATTAGATGATTCGAATCAGGAAAGCCATGATGAGATGCCAGCAAAGAAACCGTTCATTTCAGAGGTGTCAACGCCAGATGAAGGCTGTTTTCTTTCCTTCTGTAGTCCTCCAGAGGGACAACAATCCCGTTTAGTCCCCTCTCCGCCCTCACTGTTTGCTAAAACGCTGCCAATAAAAGTCAAAACCAGTGATTCTGTGAGCTTGGAACATGTGGCATGGAAGTCTGCCCCAGAAGCATGCAGTCTCACAGGGACTAATTCATATTTGTTGGAGTATGAGGTCTTTCATCATCAGCCTATTGTTGACTCTGATGTTGATGAGGTCTTGTGCCTGAATTCCTCTGATCGCCATAAGGGTGCTGATCCTAATGTAAAAGATGATGTGGATAAGGGTTATTCATCCATGACCCTCACACACTCGATCCAGTCCCCACCTGCATGTAGTCCAATTCTAAAAAGGGTCGAGTCCACGATCCATCCTCCTTCCAAAGTTTCTCACTCAATTAGAAAACCAGACCCTGCTGTGGGCCTGTTGTCATTGGACTCCCCTGTAGAATCTTTCGTGGGTGATGTGGAGGAGGCGTGGAACATCGGCTTCCCCATTTTAGAATCGTCAGTGTACGGAGAGGAGAGTAGTGGTGGCAACCAACATGGAGAGGAAGTCCAGCCAAATGAGACAAAACCTCTCCCTAATTGTTACATCTTGGATGACATCAGCTCGGACAGCAGTTTGAAGATTCAG AAGCAGTTCTCCACTTCATCACCTAGTACCAGTAAAGACCATTCCAGGAG gcacgTGGTGTTAAATACTGATGAGGATTGGGAGCGAGAGAAACGGAGCTACGTCCAGTTAGTTCGCAGACACATCAATGAGGCTTCAGGTGCTGCTCAAG ATGTTGTTAGTGAGCTGTGGGGTCTTATGAGGCTTGTGGGGCATGATTCATCTGGAAAACCTTGGCAACACCCCTCAGACCTCACGTGCAG AATTCTGGAATGCtccgaggagtgcctatataaggagGAGAAAGATCGTCCACTG GAAAGAAGATTtgcctgtttgggaacattcattcaac AAATTACAAGGCACACATAA
- the LOC133513180 gene encoding uncharacterized protein LOC133513180 isoform X1, translating into MLRQACGVSTSYLGSKMQSKRTSLRDFKPLSAYARIAIAEGSQPKFPERFIHFQSIFINSATKRKLDDSNQESHDEMPAKKPFISEVSTPDEGCFLSFCSPPEGQQSRLVPSPPSLFAKTLPIKVKTSDSVSLEHVAWKSAPEACSLTGTNSYLLEYEVFHHQPIVDSDVDEVLCLNSSDRHKGADPNVKDDVDKGYSSMTLTHSIQSPPACSPILKRVESTIHPPSKVSHSIRKPDPAVGLLSLDSPVESFVGDVEEAWNIGFPILESSVYGEESSGGNQHGEEVQPNETKPLPNCYILDDISSDSSLKIQKQFSTSSPSTSKDHSRRHVVLNTDEDWEREKRSYVQLVRRHINEASGAAQDVVSELWGLMRLVGHDSSGKPWQHPSDLTCRILECSEECLYKEEKDRPLVGTNYTAFCLLSLKVWTFLEHLLFWNIRRKEDLPVWEHSFNKLQGTHKES; encoded by the exons ATGCTGCGACAAGCTTGTGGAGTGTCGACATCGT ATTTAGGGTCGAAAATGCAGTCCAAGCGCACCTCTTTGAGAGACTTCAAACCTTTGTCAGCATATGCAAGAATTGCAATTGCTGAAGGGAGCCAGCCCAAGTTTCCGGAACGTTTTATCcattttcaatccatttttatCAATAGTGCAACCAAGCGCAAATTAGATGATTCGAATCAGGAAAGCCATGATGAGATGCCAGCAAAGAAACCGTTCATTTCAGAGGTGTCAACGCCAGATGAAGGCTGTTTTCTTTCCTTCTGTAGTCCTCCAGAGGGACAACAATCCCGTTTAGTCCCCTCTCCGCCCTCACTGTTTGCTAAAACGCTGCCAATAAAAGTCAAAACCAGTGATTCTGTGAGCTTGGAACATGTGGCATGGAAGTCTGCCCCAGAAGCATGCAGTCTCACAGGGACTAATTCATATTTGTTGGAGTATGAGGTCTTTCATCATCAGCCTATTGTTGACTCTGATGTTGATGAGGTCTTGTGCCTGAATTCCTCTGATCGCCATAAGGGTGCTGATCCTAATGTAAAAGATGATGTGGATAAGGGTTATTCATCCATGACCCTCACACACTCGATCCAGTCCCCACCTGCATGTAGTCCAATTCTAAAAAGGGTCGAGTCCACGATCCATCCTCCTTCCAAAGTTTCTCACTCAATTAGAAAACCAGACCCTGCTGTGGGCCTGTTGTCATTGGACTCCCCTGTAGAATCTTTCGTGGGTGATGTGGAGGAGGCGTGGAACATCGGCTTCCCCATTTTAGAATCGTCAGTGTACGGAGAGGAGAGTAGTGGTGGCAACCAACATGGAGAGGAAGTCCAGCCAAATGAGACAAAACCTCTCCCTAATTGTTACATCTTGGATGACATCAGCTCGGACAGCAGTTTGAAGATTCAG AAGCAGTTCTCCACTTCATCACCTAGTACCAGTAAAGACCATTCCAGGAG gcacgTGGTGTTAAATACTGATGAGGATTGGGAGCGAGAGAAACGGAGCTACGTCCAGTTAGTTCGCAGACACATCAATGAGGCTTCAGGTGCTGCTCAAG ATGTTGTTAGTGAGCTGTGGGGTCTTATGAGGCTTGTGGGGCATGATTCATCTGGAAAACCTTGGCAACACCCCTCAGACCTCACGTGCAG AATTCTGGAATGCtccgaggagtgcctatataaggagGAGAAAGATCGTCCACTGGTTGGGACAAACTACACAGCCTTCTGCCTTTTGTCTTTGAAagtttggacatttctggaacatttgcTATTTTGGAATATTCGCAGGAAAGAAGATTtgcctgtttgggaacattcattcaac AAATTACAAGGCACACATAAGGAAAGCTGA
- the LOC133513180 gene encoding uncharacterized protein LOC133513180 isoform X8 has product MLRQACGVSTSYLGSKMQSKRTSLRDFKPLSAYARIAIAEGSQPKFPERFIHFQSIFINSATKRKLDDSNQESHDEMPAKKPFISEVSTPDEGCFLSFCSPPEGQQSRLVPSPPSLFAKTLPIKVKTSDSVSLEHVAWKSAPEACSLTGTNSYLLEYEVFHHQPIVDSDVDEVLCLNSSDRHKGADPNVKDDVDKGYSSMTLTHSIQSPPACSPILKRVESTIHPPSKVSHSIRKPDPAVGLLSLDSPVESFVGDVEEAWNIGFPILESSVYGEESSGGNQHGEEVQPNETKPLPNCYILDDISSDSSLKIQKQFSTSSPSTSKDHSRRHVVLNTDEDWEREKRSYVQLVRRHINEASGAAQEFWNAPRSAYIRRRKIVHWKEDLPVWEHSFNVEITRHT; this is encoded by the exons ATGCTGCGACAAGCTTGTGGAGTGTCGACATCGT ATTTAGGGTCGAAAATGCAGTCCAAGCGCACCTCTTTGAGAGACTTCAAACCTTTGTCAGCATATGCAAGAATTGCAATTGCTGAAGGGAGCCAGCCCAAGTTTCCGGAACGTTTTATCcattttcaatccatttttatCAATAGTGCAACCAAGCGCAAATTAGATGATTCGAATCAGGAAAGCCATGATGAGATGCCAGCAAAGAAACCGTTCATTTCAGAGGTGTCAACGCCAGATGAAGGCTGTTTTCTTTCCTTCTGTAGTCCTCCAGAGGGACAACAATCCCGTTTAGTCCCCTCTCCGCCCTCACTGTTTGCTAAAACGCTGCCAATAAAAGTCAAAACCAGTGATTCTGTGAGCTTGGAACATGTGGCATGGAAGTCTGCCCCAGAAGCATGCAGTCTCACAGGGACTAATTCATATTTGTTGGAGTATGAGGTCTTTCATCATCAGCCTATTGTTGACTCTGATGTTGATGAGGTCTTGTGCCTGAATTCCTCTGATCGCCATAAGGGTGCTGATCCTAATGTAAAAGATGATGTGGATAAGGGTTATTCATCCATGACCCTCACACACTCGATCCAGTCCCCACCTGCATGTAGTCCAATTCTAAAAAGGGTCGAGTCCACGATCCATCCTCCTTCCAAAGTTTCTCACTCAATTAGAAAACCAGACCCTGCTGTGGGCCTGTTGTCATTGGACTCCCCTGTAGAATCTTTCGTGGGTGATGTGGAGGAGGCGTGGAACATCGGCTTCCCCATTTTAGAATCGTCAGTGTACGGAGAGGAGAGTAGTGGTGGCAACCAACATGGAGAGGAAGTCCAGCCAAATGAGACAAAACCTCTCCCTAATTGTTACATCTTGGATGACATCAGCTCGGACAGCAGTTTGAAGATTCAG AAGCAGTTCTCCACTTCATCACCTAGTACCAGTAAAGACCATTCCAGGAG gcacgTGGTGTTAAATACTGATGAGGATTGGGAGCGAGAGAAACGGAGCTACGTCCAGTTAGTTCGCAGACACATCAATGAGGCTTCAGGTGCTGCTCAAG AATTCTGGAATGCtccgaggagtgcctatataaggagGAGAAAGATCGTCCACTG GAAAGAAGATTtgcctgtttgggaacattcattcaacgttg AAATTACAAGGCACACATAA
- the LOC133513180 gene encoding uncharacterized protein LOC133513180 isoform X7, whose translation MLRQACGVSTSYLGSKMQSKRTSLRDFKPLSAYARIAIAEGSQPKFPERFIHFQSIFINSATKRKLDDSNQESHDEMPAKKPFISEVSTPDEGCFLSFCSPPEGQQSRLVPSPPSLFAKTLPIKVKTSDSVSLEHVAWKSAPEACSLTGTNSYLLEYEVFHHQPIVDSDVDEVLCLNSSDRHKGADPNVKDDVDKGYSSMTLTHSIQSPPACSPILKRVESTIHPPSKVSHSIRKPDPAVGLLSLDSPVESFVGDVEEAWNIGFPILESSVYGEESSGGNQHGEEVQPNETKPLPNCYILDDISSDSSLKIQKQFSTSSPSTSKDHSRRHVVLNTDEDWEREKRSYVQLVRRHINEASGAAQEFWNAPRSAYIRRRKIVHWKEDLPVWEHSFNKLQGTHKES comes from the exons ATGCTGCGACAAGCTTGTGGAGTGTCGACATCGT ATTTAGGGTCGAAAATGCAGTCCAAGCGCACCTCTTTGAGAGACTTCAAACCTTTGTCAGCATATGCAAGAATTGCAATTGCTGAAGGGAGCCAGCCCAAGTTTCCGGAACGTTTTATCcattttcaatccatttttatCAATAGTGCAACCAAGCGCAAATTAGATGATTCGAATCAGGAAAGCCATGATGAGATGCCAGCAAAGAAACCGTTCATTTCAGAGGTGTCAACGCCAGATGAAGGCTGTTTTCTTTCCTTCTGTAGTCCTCCAGAGGGACAACAATCCCGTTTAGTCCCCTCTCCGCCCTCACTGTTTGCTAAAACGCTGCCAATAAAAGTCAAAACCAGTGATTCTGTGAGCTTGGAACATGTGGCATGGAAGTCTGCCCCAGAAGCATGCAGTCTCACAGGGACTAATTCATATTTGTTGGAGTATGAGGTCTTTCATCATCAGCCTATTGTTGACTCTGATGTTGATGAGGTCTTGTGCCTGAATTCCTCTGATCGCCATAAGGGTGCTGATCCTAATGTAAAAGATGATGTGGATAAGGGTTATTCATCCATGACCCTCACACACTCGATCCAGTCCCCACCTGCATGTAGTCCAATTCTAAAAAGGGTCGAGTCCACGATCCATCCTCCTTCCAAAGTTTCTCACTCAATTAGAAAACCAGACCCTGCTGTGGGCCTGTTGTCATTGGACTCCCCTGTAGAATCTTTCGTGGGTGATGTGGAGGAGGCGTGGAACATCGGCTTCCCCATTTTAGAATCGTCAGTGTACGGAGAGGAGAGTAGTGGTGGCAACCAACATGGAGAGGAAGTCCAGCCAAATGAGACAAAACCTCTCCCTAATTGTTACATCTTGGATGACATCAGCTCGGACAGCAGTTTGAAGATTCAG AAGCAGTTCTCCACTTCATCACCTAGTACCAGTAAAGACCATTCCAGGAG gcacgTGGTGTTAAATACTGATGAGGATTGGGAGCGAGAGAAACGGAGCTACGTCCAGTTAGTTCGCAGACACATCAATGAGGCTTCAGGTGCTGCTCAAG AATTCTGGAATGCtccgaggagtgcctatataaggagGAGAAAGATCGTCCACTG GAAAGAAGATTtgcctgtttgggaacattcattcaac AAATTACAAGGCACACATAAGGAAAGCTGA
- the LOC133513180 gene encoding uncharacterized protein LOC133513180 isoform X2, whose translation MLRQACGVSTSYLGSKMQSKRTSLRDFKPLSAYARIAIAEGSQPKFPERFIHFQSIFINSATKRKLDDSNQESHDEMPAKKPFISEVSTPDEGCFLSFCSPPEGQQSRLVPSPPSLFAKTLPIKVKTSDSVSLEHVAWKSAPEACSLTGTNSYLLEYEVFHHQPIVDSDVDEVLCLNSSDRHKGADPNVKDDVDKGYSSMTLTHSIQSPPACSPILKRVESTIHPPSKVSHSIRKPDPAVGLLSLDSPVESFVGDVEEAWNIGFPILESSVYGEESSGGNQHGEEVQPNETKPLPNCYILDDISSDSSLKIQQFSTSSPSTSKDHSRRHVVLNTDEDWEREKRSYVQLVRRHINEASGAAQDVVSELWGLMRLVGHDSSGKPWQHPSDLTCRILECSEECLYKEEKDRPLVGTNYTAFCLLSLKVWTFLEHLLFWNIRRKEDLPVWEHSFNKLQGTHKES comes from the exons ATGCTGCGACAAGCTTGTGGAGTGTCGACATCGT ATTTAGGGTCGAAAATGCAGTCCAAGCGCACCTCTTTGAGAGACTTCAAACCTTTGTCAGCATATGCAAGAATTGCAATTGCTGAAGGGAGCCAGCCCAAGTTTCCGGAACGTTTTATCcattttcaatccatttttatCAATAGTGCAACCAAGCGCAAATTAGATGATTCGAATCAGGAAAGCCATGATGAGATGCCAGCAAAGAAACCGTTCATTTCAGAGGTGTCAACGCCAGATGAAGGCTGTTTTCTTTCCTTCTGTAGTCCTCCAGAGGGACAACAATCCCGTTTAGTCCCCTCTCCGCCCTCACTGTTTGCTAAAACGCTGCCAATAAAAGTCAAAACCAGTGATTCTGTGAGCTTGGAACATGTGGCATGGAAGTCTGCCCCAGAAGCATGCAGTCTCACAGGGACTAATTCATATTTGTTGGAGTATGAGGTCTTTCATCATCAGCCTATTGTTGACTCTGATGTTGATGAGGTCTTGTGCCTGAATTCCTCTGATCGCCATAAGGGTGCTGATCCTAATGTAAAAGATGATGTGGATAAGGGTTATTCATCCATGACCCTCACACACTCGATCCAGTCCCCACCTGCATGTAGTCCAATTCTAAAAAGGGTCGAGTCCACGATCCATCCTCCTTCCAAAGTTTCTCACTCAATTAGAAAACCAGACCCTGCTGTGGGCCTGTTGTCATTGGACTCCCCTGTAGAATCTTTCGTGGGTGATGTGGAGGAGGCGTGGAACATCGGCTTCCCCATTTTAGAATCGTCAGTGTACGGAGAGGAGAGTAGTGGTGGCAACCAACATGGAGAGGAAGTCCAGCCAAATGAGACAAAACCTCTCCCTAATTGTTACATCTTGGATGACATCAGCTCGGACAGCAGTTTGAAGATTCAG CAGTTCTCCACTTCATCACCTAGTACCAGTAAAGACCATTCCAGGAG gcacgTGGTGTTAAATACTGATGAGGATTGGGAGCGAGAGAAACGGAGCTACGTCCAGTTAGTTCGCAGACACATCAATGAGGCTTCAGGTGCTGCTCAAG ATGTTGTTAGTGAGCTGTGGGGTCTTATGAGGCTTGTGGGGCATGATTCATCTGGAAAACCTTGGCAACACCCCTCAGACCTCACGTGCAG AATTCTGGAATGCtccgaggagtgcctatataaggagGAGAAAGATCGTCCACTGGTTGGGACAAACTACACAGCCTTCTGCCTTTTGTCTTTGAAagtttggacatttctggaacatttgcTATTTTGGAATATTCGCAGGAAAGAAGATTtgcctgtttgggaacattcattcaac AAATTACAAGGCACACATAAGGAAAGCTGA
- the LOC133513180 gene encoding S100P-binding protein-like isoform X4: protein MLRQACGVSTSYLGSKMQSKRTSLRDFKPLSAYARIAIAEGSQPKFPERFIHFQSIFINSATKRKLDDSNQESHDEMPAKKPFISEVSTPDEGCFLSFCSPPEGQQSRLVPSPPSLFAKTLPIKVKTSDSVSLEHVAWKSAPEACSLTGTNSYLLEYEVFHHQPIVDSDVDEVLCLNSSDRHKGADPNVKDDVDKGYSSMTLTHSIQSPPACSPILKRVESTIHPPSKVSHSIRKPDPAVGLLSLDSPVESFVGDVEEAWNIGFPILESSVYGEESSGGNQHGEEVQPNETKPLPNCYILDDISSDSSLKIQKQFSTSSPSTSKDHSRRHVVLNTDEDWEREKRSYVQLVRRHINEASGAAQDVVSELWGLMRLVGHDSSGKPWQHPSDLTCRNYKAHIRKAELKMSLHEWQAKNLGTHKRFENVLKVFKRSQFP, encoded by the exons ATGCTGCGACAAGCTTGTGGAGTGTCGACATCGT ATTTAGGGTCGAAAATGCAGTCCAAGCGCACCTCTTTGAGAGACTTCAAACCTTTGTCAGCATATGCAAGAATTGCAATTGCTGAAGGGAGCCAGCCCAAGTTTCCGGAACGTTTTATCcattttcaatccatttttatCAATAGTGCAACCAAGCGCAAATTAGATGATTCGAATCAGGAAAGCCATGATGAGATGCCAGCAAAGAAACCGTTCATTTCAGAGGTGTCAACGCCAGATGAAGGCTGTTTTCTTTCCTTCTGTAGTCCTCCAGAGGGACAACAATCCCGTTTAGTCCCCTCTCCGCCCTCACTGTTTGCTAAAACGCTGCCAATAAAAGTCAAAACCAGTGATTCTGTGAGCTTGGAACATGTGGCATGGAAGTCTGCCCCAGAAGCATGCAGTCTCACAGGGACTAATTCATATTTGTTGGAGTATGAGGTCTTTCATCATCAGCCTATTGTTGACTCTGATGTTGATGAGGTCTTGTGCCTGAATTCCTCTGATCGCCATAAGGGTGCTGATCCTAATGTAAAAGATGATGTGGATAAGGGTTATTCATCCATGACCCTCACACACTCGATCCAGTCCCCACCTGCATGTAGTCCAATTCTAAAAAGGGTCGAGTCCACGATCCATCCTCCTTCCAAAGTTTCTCACTCAATTAGAAAACCAGACCCTGCTGTGGGCCTGTTGTCATTGGACTCCCCTGTAGAATCTTTCGTGGGTGATGTGGAGGAGGCGTGGAACATCGGCTTCCCCATTTTAGAATCGTCAGTGTACGGAGAGGAGAGTAGTGGTGGCAACCAACATGGAGAGGAAGTCCAGCCAAATGAGACAAAACCTCTCCCTAATTGTTACATCTTGGATGACATCAGCTCGGACAGCAGTTTGAAGATTCAG AAGCAGTTCTCCACTTCATCACCTAGTACCAGTAAAGACCATTCCAGGAG gcacgTGGTGTTAAATACTGATGAGGATTGGGAGCGAGAGAAACGGAGCTACGTCCAGTTAGTTCGCAGACACATCAATGAGGCTTCAGGTGCTGCTCAAG ATGTTGTTAGTGAGCTGTGGGGTCTTATGAGGCTTGTGGGGCATGATTCATCTGGAAAACCTTGGCAACACCCCTCAGACCTCACGTGCAG AAATTACAAGGCACACATAAGGAAAGCTGAACTGAAAATGTCACTCCACGAATGGCAGGCCAAGAACTTGGGAACTCACAAGCGCTTTGAAAATGTTCTGAAAGTGTTCAAAAGAAGTCAATTTCCCTaa
- the LOC133513180 gene encoding uncharacterized protein LOC133513180 isoform X3 gives MLRQACGVSTSYLGSKMQSKRTSLRDFKPLSAYARIAIAEGSQPKFPERFIHFQSIFINSATKRKLDDSNQESHDEMPAKKPFISEVSTPDEGCFLSFCSPPEGQQSRLVPSPPSLFAKTLPIKVKTSDSVSLEHVAWKSAPEACSLTGTNSYLLEYEVFHHQPIVDSDVDEVLCLNSSDRHKGADPNVKDDVDKGYSSMTLTHSIQSPPACSPILKRVESTIHPPSKVSHSIRKPDPAVGLLSLDSPVESFVGDVEEAWNIGFPILESSVYGEESSGGNQHGEEVQPNETKPLPNCYILDDISSDSSLKIQKQFSTSSPSTSKDHSRRHVVLNTDEDWEREKRSYVQLVRRHINEASGAAQDVVSELWGLMRLVGHDSSGKPWQHPSDLTCRILECSEECLYKEEKDRPLVGTNYTAFCLLSLKVWTFLEHLLFWNIRRKEDLPVWEHSFNVEITRHT, from the exons ATGCTGCGACAAGCTTGTGGAGTGTCGACATCGT ATTTAGGGTCGAAAATGCAGTCCAAGCGCACCTCTTTGAGAGACTTCAAACCTTTGTCAGCATATGCAAGAATTGCAATTGCTGAAGGGAGCCAGCCCAAGTTTCCGGAACGTTTTATCcattttcaatccatttttatCAATAGTGCAACCAAGCGCAAATTAGATGATTCGAATCAGGAAAGCCATGATGAGATGCCAGCAAAGAAACCGTTCATTTCAGAGGTGTCAACGCCAGATGAAGGCTGTTTTCTTTCCTTCTGTAGTCCTCCAGAGGGACAACAATCCCGTTTAGTCCCCTCTCCGCCCTCACTGTTTGCTAAAACGCTGCCAATAAAAGTCAAAACCAGTGATTCTGTGAGCTTGGAACATGTGGCATGGAAGTCTGCCCCAGAAGCATGCAGTCTCACAGGGACTAATTCATATTTGTTGGAGTATGAGGTCTTTCATCATCAGCCTATTGTTGACTCTGATGTTGATGAGGTCTTGTGCCTGAATTCCTCTGATCGCCATAAGGGTGCTGATCCTAATGTAAAAGATGATGTGGATAAGGGTTATTCATCCATGACCCTCACACACTCGATCCAGTCCCCACCTGCATGTAGTCCAATTCTAAAAAGGGTCGAGTCCACGATCCATCCTCCTTCCAAAGTTTCTCACTCAATTAGAAAACCAGACCCTGCTGTGGGCCTGTTGTCATTGGACTCCCCTGTAGAATCTTTCGTGGGTGATGTGGAGGAGGCGTGGAACATCGGCTTCCCCATTTTAGAATCGTCAGTGTACGGAGAGGAGAGTAGTGGTGGCAACCAACATGGAGAGGAAGTCCAGCCAAATGAGACAAAACCTCTCCCTAATTGTTACATCTTGGATGACATCAGCTCGGACAGCAGTTTGAAGATTCAG AAGCAGTTCTCCACTTCATCACCTAGTACCAGTAAAGACCATTCCAGGAG gcacgTGGTGTTAAATACTGATGAGGATTGGGAGCGAGAGAAACGGAGCTACGTCCAGTTAGTTCGCAGACACATCAATGAGGCTTCAGGTGCTGCTCAAG ATGTTGTTAGTGAGCTGTGGGGTCTTATGAGGCTTGTGGGGCATGATTCATCTGGAAAACCTTGGCAACACCCCTCAGACCTCACGTGCAG AATTCTGGAATGCtccgaggagtgcctatataaggagGAGAAAGATCGTCCACTGGTTGGGACAAACTACACAGCCTTCTGCCTTTTGTCTTTGAAagtttggacatttctggaacatttgcTATTTTGGAATATTCGCAGGAAAGAAGATTtgcctgtttgggaacattcattcaacgttg AAATTACAAGGCACACATAA